The DNA window GGTAACGGCGAACCGGCGCTGGCGGTGAACGGCCCGGCCGGGCTGTACGACCCGCGCGGCACCGATGACGACTTCACGCAGGCGGGCAACCTGTTCCGCGTGCTGGACGCGGCCGAGCAGCAAAACCTGTTCGACAACCTGGCCGGACCGCTGTCGCAGGTGTCCGACGAGATCATCCAGCGGCAGCTCGGGCATTTCGACAAGGCGGACAAGGCCTATGGCGCCGGCGTGCGGGCCGCGCTGAAGGCGCGGGGCCGGAACGTCGACTGATGTGAGTGCAACGATCCGGCTGCGCTCTTAACCCAGCGGCGTAACCCTGGGGTCGGACCCGCCGGGTCCGACCCCGGCATCTGCCTCCGGGGTAAGCCGGCAGTATGACTGCTTCAAGGGCAAGTTCCGTGGACTTGCCCTTTTGCCGTAAACCCGACGACAATAACGCCATCCAAACCCGACGGATCCCCCAATGACCATCAAAATCAGTCAGAACTTCGACTCCGGCGCGATCGACGTCGTGAGCGCGGAGAGCCCCGCCAGCATCGAGCTGAAGCTGCGCAGCGATTCGCATGCGGACATCCACCAGTGGTTCCACTTCCGCGTGCAGGGCGTGCGCGGCACGGCGTTGAACCTGCGTTTCCTGAACGCCGGCCAGGCAACCTATGCCAAGGGCTTCGAAGACTACAACGCGGTGGCGAGCTACGATGGCGAGAACTGGTTCCGCGTGCCGACATCGTTCGATGGCGAAGTGATGACGATCCGCCACACGCCCGACCTGGACAGCGTGTACTACGCCTACTTCGAACCGTATTCATGGGAACGCCACCTGCGCCTGCTGGGCGAAGTGGCCGAGAATCCGATCGCGCGCGTGCTCGACCTGGGTTCCTCCGTCGAGGGCCGCGACATGAACCTGGTCGTTATCGGTGACCCGGCGGCGGAAAAGAAGATCTGGTTCATCGCCCGCCAGCACCCCGGCGAATCGATGGCCGAGTGGTTCATCGAAGGCCTGGTCGACGCATTGCTGGACGATGCCAACCCGATCGCCCGCAAGCTGTTGCGGCGCTGCGTGTTCTACATCGTGCCGAACATGAACCCGGATGGCTCGGTGCGCGGCAACCTGCGCACGAACGCGGCGGGTGCCAACCTGAACCGCGAATGGATGACGCCGACGGCGGAGCGTTCGCCCGAAGTGCTGTGCGTGAAGCAGAAGCTGCACGAGACCGGCGTCGACATGTTCTTCGACATCCATGGCGACGAGGCCCTGCCGTACAACTTCGTGGCGGGCAACGAGATGCTCGAGACGTTCACGCCGGAGCAGGCCGCGGCGCAGAAGGCGTTCATCGGGCGCTACAAGGATGCCAGTCCGGACTTCCAGGATGCGGTCGGCTACCCGGTCAGCAAGTACAAGGCGGACGTGCTGACGCTGGCGTCGAAGTACGTGGGCCACCACTTCGGCTGCCTGTCGCTGACACTGGAAATGCCGTTCAAGGACAACGCCGACCTGCCCGTGCCGCACGTGGGCTGGAACGGCGCGCGCAGCGCCGCGCTGGGCGCCGCGATCCTGCAACCGATCCTTCTTTCACTGGACAACTGATGGGCATCGAGATCGAACGCAAATTCCTCGTGCAGGGCGACGGCTGGCTGAAGGAGGGCGAGCCGCATGTTCAACCCGTACTGCTGCGCCAGGGCTACCTGTCGTCGCATCCCGAACGCGTGGTGCGCGTGCGCATCGAAGGGGACCACGCCGTCATGACGATCAAGAGCAAGGCGGTTGGCGTGTCGCGCGGCGAGTGGGAATATCCGCTGCCGATGGCCGATGCCACCGAGTTCCTCGACCGGCTGTGCGAACAGCCGATCATCGAGAAATACCGGCGCCGCATTCCCTTTGCCGGGTTCGTGTGGGAAGTGGACGAGTTCCTCGGCGTGAACGCGGGCCTCGTGGTGGCGGAGATCGAACTGCCGGCCGAGGACACGGTGTTCGACAAGCCGGACTGGGTGGGTGCCGAGGTCACGCACGACAAGCGCTACCTGAACTCGAACCTGATCGGTCATCCGTATTCGCAGTGGTGAAACGGCGCTCGGTACGCCTACATGGCGAGACGGTGCAACGCGGCCGTTGCGGGTTTGTCAGGCGCTCTTATTGTCGAGAGAGGTAGGAACCCTCCGACCGGTCGACGATACGGGCGCCGATGCTGCATGCGTGGCGAAAACGCTAATCTTGTCGTCCACGGTCACTGGGACCGTGCCGACCAATGACAGGAGCATCACCATGCGCAAAACCTTGATCGCAGCAGTCCTCGCCACGATGGCCACCGCCGCTTACGCCCAGAGCGGCCAGAGCAACTCGACCGACCCGCAACGCACGCAGGGCGCTTCCAGCAACCAGGCCACGTCCGGCGACACGAAGAAATCGACCTCGAAGAAGCACGGCAGCAAGCATAGTGGCAAGGAAACGGGCGCCAGCTCCGGCACGTCATCCGGTGCGTCCACCGGGGGCACCACGACCGGCAGCCAGGCGGCCGGCACGCCGGGCCAGGGCATGGGTGCCACCCGCACCGAAAGCGGTACCAGCGGCGGCGCCAACACGGGCACCACCGGTGGCGCGACCGGCACGGGCATCAATAGCGGTACCAGCAACGGCTCGAACAGCGGCAGCAATTCCGGCACGGAAAGCAATTCGGCCGGTTCGCTGAAGCGCTGATTGCCATGCGTGCGCTCATCCTGGCACTGGGGCTGGCTGTGGCGGCCGGCGCCGCCGCCCAATCGACCGTTGGCGATGCGCTGAAGAACAAGCCGGGCAGCGTGGGCTTGCAGGATGCCGACGCCAACAGCAGTTCAGCCAAGCGCAAGGCCGCGCCCACAGCGCCGAAGACGAACGACAAGGTGCGCCCCGTGCCCGGCAGGGACCCGGCGCCCCTGGGCAGCACGGCAAACCGGGCAGGGCGGGACAAGGCCGCGCCGGACGACACGTCCGGCCATGGCAACCCGAACGCGGACACCCGCAAGGCCGGCAACGGCAACAATACTTCGGGCAACAGCAACATGACGCGCTGACGTTCCGCCGGGCGAAAAAAAAACCTCGCGCAAGCGAGGTTTTTTATGGGCGCAGCCGATCAGTGGAAATGTTCGGTGCCGGCCGGCGCATCTTCCGGCATTTCGGCATGCACCAGTTCACCTGCCGGGTCGGCGAACAGCGGGGCGCCGCAATCGTCGCAATACTCGGCCACGTAGCGCTCCGACAGCTTCTTCACGACGGTCACGCCGGCCGCGCTCAGGTGCTCGACGATTTCCTCGACCGGCGTGCGTGGCTGCAGCAGGTTCGCCAGGCCGCCCGCCAGCGGGCCTTCGGGTGGCGTGCCTTCCTCGTCCTCCTGGCCATACAGCGGCCAGACGACGCCATAGATCACGTCGGTATCCGAGCGGCGCGTGAAGGCCACGCGGTACTCGTCCACCTGGCCATCGGCCGCTTCCTCGCCGAAACCGGCGATCACCGCGCGCAGGTCCGCCGGTTCGCAGGCCAGCGTGTGCGTCAGGTAATGGACGGCGGCGCGGATCGATACGGGGCGGATCAGCTTGTCGGCTTCGCGGCATGCCATGTAATACGCTTCCGGCAGCAGCAGTTCGATGCCGCAGCCGGGCAGCAGGCGCGCCACGGTGGGCGTGGCCTGCGTGCGCCATGCTTCCAGCGCGGTGCGGCGTTCGTCCGCCTGGTGCAGGTGGGCACCCGGCATCTGCCAGCGGAACATGGGGCCGCCGGCCGGCGCCACGATGGCGGCGATCAGGTAGCGCGTGTCGGCCAGGAACGGCGCCGTTTCCGGCGGCTTCACGTCCGACTTCACGGCCACGCCCTTTACGGCAGCTTGCGCCAGCTTGTGCATCTTGGCATACGTTTCCGCATGCGTGCGCGGCAGCTGGTCGATCGAGAACAGGTTCGAGGCCATGGCCAGCTTCGTGCCGTCCGCCAGCAGGTGGGCGGAGAAGTGGGCCGAAAGGGTGTTCAGGACGTCCGCCGGAATCGGCCCGGAAGCGATCGCGTAGCGGGTCCACGCCAGGATCGGCGCCGCCACCAGCAGCACATCGTGCTGGACCGGCGCGCCTTCCGTCTCGACCGTCAAGGTGGTCGATTCGCTGACGGCTTCCACGCTGTCCATCAGCACGTCGTAGGCGTTCAGGTCGGCGGCGAACAGGCTGTTCAGGGCGGCGTCGACGGTGTCCTGGTGGCTCGTCTTCAGCAGCTTGGTCAGCTGCACGTCCAGCGCACGCTCCCAGCTGCGCTCCTCGAGACGGCTGCCCGCCTGGCCAACGGCCTGGGCGAGGGTGGAAAGGCGCTGGCTGTCGGCAGACAATTTTTGGGATGAATCTTTGGATGGGCGACGCATGGCGCTATCAATCTCGGTAGTGGTGAAAAACTTATCAAACGTATTGTAGTTGATTCGCCGGGGGCTGTCCGTGCATGCGGAACGGATGAGTGGCGGGCAATGTTTGCAAGAGCCCTGGGCGGCGTCTGGTGTCGGACACCATGCAATGGTGTCGGACACCGGTTTTCGCTCGAACATTGTGGATGCTTTAGAGGAAAACCGGTGTCCGACACCTAAAGGTGTCCGACACCAGGCGATTTCCGGGCAATAAAAAAACGCCGGGAAAACCCGGCGTTTTGGCGGAGCGGCTGGCGCTTACGCGGCCAGCAGCTGGCGCAGCACGAACGGCAGGATGCCGCCATGCTTGTAGTAGTCCACTTCGATCGGCGTGTCGATGCGCAGCAGCACGGTGGCTTCCTGCTTCGAGCCGTCTTCGCGGGTGATCACCAGGGTGGCCAGTTGCTGCGGCTTGATCTCGCCTTCCAGGCCGAGCAGGTCGTAGGTTTCCTTGCCGGTGATGCCCAGCGATTCCACGCTGTCGTTGCCGATGAATTGCAGCGGCAGCACGCCCATGCCCACCAGGTTCGAGCGGTGGATACGTTCGAACGAACGGGTGATCACGGCCTTCACGCCCAGCAGCTGGGTGCCCTTCGCCGCCCAGTCGCGCGACGAACCGGTGCCGTATTCCTCGCCGCCGAAGATCATCGTCGGGGTGCCTTCGGCCACGTACTTCATGGCCGCGTCGTAGATCGACAGCTGTTCGCCGGACGGCTGGTGGATCGTGATGCCGCCTTCCACCGCGGAACCGTCGGCTTTCGGCGGGATCATCTTGTTCTTGATGCGCACGTTGGCGAACGTGCCGCGCATCATGATCTCGTGGTTGCCGCGGCGCGAACCGTAGGAGTTGAAGTCGGCCTTCATCACGCCGTTTTCCTTCAGCCACTTGCCTGCCGGGCCATCTTCCTTGATCGAGCCGGCCGGGGAAATGTGGTCGGTGGTGATCGAGTCGCCGAACACGCCCAGTGCGCGCGCGCCGGTGATGTTGGCGTTGTCGGAGACCGGCGGCGTCATTTCGAAGTTCTCGAAGAATGGCGGCTCGGCGATGTAGGTCGACTCCGGCCAGTTGTAGACCTGGCCTTCGACGGACGACACGGCTTCCCACAGCTTGCCCGGGTTGCTCTTCACCTGGGCGTAGTTGGCCTTGAACACTTCCGAGTTCATCGCGAACTTCATCAGCGATTCGATCTCGGCCGAGGTCGGCCAGATGTCGCCCAGGTACACATCGCGGCCGCCCGTGCCCTTGCCGACCGGCTCGGTCATCAGGTCGCGCGTCACGTTGCCAGCGATCGCGTAGGCGACGACCAGCGGTGGCGAGGCCAGGAAATTGGCGCGGATGTTCGGGTGGATACGCGCTTCGAAGTTACGGTTACCGGACAGCACGGCCGCGGCCACGATGTCGTTGGTGGTGATCGCCGCGTTCAGTTCCGGGGTCAGGTCGCCCGCATTGCCGATGCAGGTCGTGCAGCCGTAGGCGGTTACGCCGAAGCCCAGCTTGTCCAGGTAAGGCAGCAGGCCGGCCGCTTCCAGGTATTCGGTGACGACGCGCGAGCCGGGGGCCAGCGACGACTTGATGTGCGGTGCCACGGTCAGGCCGGCTTCCACGGCTTTCTTGGCCAGCAGGCCGGCGGCCAGCAGCACGCTCGGGTTCGACGTGTTGGTGCACGAGGTGATGGCGGCGATCAGGATGTCGCCGTTCTTCACCTGCACGTTGTTCGTCGTTTCGTACGTGGTGGTCAGGTCAGCCGGGTTCTTGTTGAAGCCGTTCTGCGTGGTCGGCTTGGAGAACAGGTCGGTGAAGGTGGACTTCACGTTGCCGATCTCGATACGGTCCTGCGGGCGCTTCGGGCCGGCCAGCGACGGCGTGACCGTCGACAGGTCCAGGTTCACTTCGCGGGTGAAATCGAGTTCGCCGGCCTTGGCCACGCCATACATGCCCTGGGCCTTGAAGTAGGCCTGGAACGCGGCGATTTCTTCCGGCGTGCGGCCGGTGCCTTCGAAGTATTCGATGGTCTTGTCGTCGACCGGGAAGAAGCCCATCGTGGCGCCGTATTCCGGTGCCATGTTGCCGATGGTGGCGCGGTCCGTCACGGACAGCGACTCGGTGCCTTCGCCGAAGAATTCGACGAACTTGCCGACGACCTTTTCTTTACGCAGCAGTTCGGTGATGGTCAGCACCAAGTCGGTCGCGGTGCAGCCTTCGCGCAGGCGGCCGGTCAGGTTCACGCCGATCACGTCCGGCGTCAGGAAGTACACGGGCTGGCCCAGCATGCCGGCTTCCGCCTCGATGCCGCCCACGCCCCAGCCCACCACGCCGATACCGTTGATCATCGTGGTGTGCGAGTCGGTGCCCACCAGCGAATCCGGGTAGTACACGCCGTTGTTGTTGTGCACGCCGCGCGCCAGGTATTCCAGGTTGACCTGGTGGACGATGCCGAAGCCCGGCGGCACCACGCCGAACGTGTCGAAGGCCTGCATGCCCCACTTCATGAACTGGTAGCGCTCGTTGTTGCGCGAGAATTCCAGCTTCATGTTCAGGTCCAGCGCGCCCGGCTCGCGGAAGTGGTCGATCGTGACCGAGTGGTCGACGACCAGGTCGACCGGCACCAGCGGCTCGATCTTCTTCGGGTTCGCGCCCTGCTTGTAGGCGACGTTGCGCATCGCGGCCAGGTCGGCCAGCAGCGGCACGCCGGTGAAGTCCTGCAGCACCACGCGGGCGACGACGAACGGGATCTCGTCCGTGCGGTCCGCGGTCGGGCCCCAGTTGGCCAGCTGCTTCACGTGTTCTTCGGTGACTTTCTTGCCGTCGCAGTTACGCAGCACGGATTCGAGCACCACGCGGATCGACACCGGCAGACGGGAGATCTTGGCGCCCAGGGCCTGTTCCAGCGCGGGCAGGGAGTACAGCTTGCCCTTGGTTTTGCCGGAAATCGGGAAATCCTTGAGCGTGTTAAAAGTGTTGCTAGACATAACCTCTCCTTCAGGTGGGCGTCGTTTCATTATTGATCGAGGGTACTGCTGTTCATTACTGCACTGTTCTTTATCACAGCGTTACATATGGGTCTTGGGCGCATCCGGCGCCGTGGGCACGACACCCGCCGACGTTGCCGGGGCCGGCGACGCTGGCTTGTCGACGGCCGCTTCGATGACCGCCGGGGCCTGCGCCGGTACGTCGGCCGGGTTCAGCTGCTCGGCATTGCGGCATTCGTTGGCCAGCTGGCGATTCTTCTTTGAATCGAGCAGCATGCCCTTGGCGGGAATGCCGATCCAGATCAGCCCATAATGCTTGTTCTCGAAGCGCTGCGCACCCGTCGTGGTGGCCACGCGCGTGAGGCGGTGCAGCCGGGTTTTCCAGCGCA is part of the Pseudoduganella lutea genome and encodes:
- a CDS encoding MliC family protein, with amino-acid sequence MSILKFIAASGAAWALACAPAAHAAVETAKPKAEAKKKAAAKPSKAKSGAKSKAKPAPVAPAVPDPEADEPDVLGSAVVDYDCELGNKVTLYQNAGDESHVALRWKTRLHRLTRVATTTGAQRFENKHYGLIWIGIPAKGMLLDSKKNRQLANECRNAEQLNPADVPAQAPAVIEAAVDKPASPAPATSAGVVPTAPDAPKTHM
- the acnA gene encoding aconitate hydratase AcnA, encoding MSSNTFNTLKDFPISGKTKGKLYSLPALEQALGAKISRLPVSIRVVLESVLRNCDGKKVTEEHVKQLANWGPTADRTDEIPFVVARVVLQDFTGVPLLADLAAMRNVAYKQGANPKKIEPLVPVDLVVDHSVTIDHFREPGALDLNMKLEFSRNNERYQFMKWGMQAFDTFGVVPPGFGIVHQVNLEYLARGVHNNNGVYYPDSLVGTDSHTTMINGIGVVGWGVGGIEAEAGMLGQPVYFLTPDVIGVNLTGRLREGCTATDLVLTITELLRKEKVVGKFVEFFGEGTESLSVTDRATIGNMAPEYGATMGFFPVDDKTIEYFEGTGRTPEEIAAFQAYFKAQGMYGVAKAGELDFTREVNLDLSTVTPSLAGPKRPQDRIEIGNVKSTFTDLFSKPTTQNGFNKNPADLTTTYETTNNVQVKNGDILIAAITSCTNTSNPSVLLAAGLLAKKAVEAGLTVAPHIKSSLAPGSRVVTEYLEAAGLLPYLDKLGFGVTAYGCTTCIGNAGDLTPELNAAITTNDIVAAAVLSGNRNFEARIHPNIRANFLASPPLVVAYAIAGNVTRDLMTEPVGKGTGGRDVYLGDIWPTSAEIESLMKFAMNSEVFKANYAQVKSNPGKLWEAVSSVEGQVYNWPESTYIAEPPFFENFEMTPPVSDNANITGARALGVFGDSITTDHISPAGSIKEDGPAGKWLKENGVMKADFNSYGSRRGNHEIMMRGTFANVRIKNKMIPPKADGSAVEGGITIHQPSGEQLSIYDAAMKYVAEGTPTMIFGGEEYGTGSSRDWAAKGTQLLGVKAVITRSFERIHRSNLVGMGVLPLQFIGNDSVESLGITGKETYDLLGLEGEIKPQQLATLVITREDGSKQEATVLLRIDTPIEVDYYKHGGILPFVLRQLLAA
- a CDS encoding CYTH domain-containing protein encodes the protein MGIEIERKFLVQGDGWLKEGEPHVQPVLLRQGYLSSHPERVVRVRIEGDHAVMTIKSKAVGVSRGEWEYPLPMADATEFLDRLCEQPIIEKYRRRIPFAGFVWEVDEFLGVNAGLVVAEIELPAEDTVFDKPDWVGAEVTHDKRYLNSNLIGHPYSQW
- a CDS encoding M14 family metallopeptidase, which translates into the protein MTIKISQNFDSGAIDVVSAESPASIELKLRSDSHADIHQWFHFRVQGVRGTALNLRFLNAGQATYAKGFEDYNAVASYDGENWFRVPTSFDGEVMTIRHTPDLDSVYYAYFEPYSWERHLRLLGEVAENPIARVLDLGSSVEGRDMNLVVIGDPAAEKKIWFIARQHPGESMAEWFIEGLVDALLDDANPIARKLLRRCVFYIVPNMNPDGSVRGNLRTNAAGANLNREWMTPTAERSPEVLCVKQKLHETGVDMFFDIHGDEALPYNFVAGNEMLETFTPEQAAAQKAFIGRYKDASPDFQDAVGYPVSKYKADVLTLASKYVGHHFGCLSLTLEMPFKDNADLPVPHVGWNGARSAALGAAILQPILLSLDN
- a CDS encoding DUF2863 family protein; this encodes MRRPSKDSSQKLSADSQRLSTLAQAVGQAGSRLEERSWERALDVQLTKLLKTSHQDTVDAALNSLFAADLNAYDVLMDSVEAVSESTTLTVETEGAPVQHDVLLVAAPILAWTRYAIASGPIPADVLNTLSAHFSAHLLADGTKLAMASNLFSIDQLPRTHAETYAKMHKLAQAAVKGVAVKSDVKPPETAPFLADTRYLIAAIVAPAGGPMFRWQMPGAHLHQADERRTALEAWRTQATPTVARLLPGCGIELLLPEAYYMACREADKLIRPVSIRAAVHYLTHTLACEPADLRAVIAGFGEEAADGQVDEYRVAFTRRSDTDVIYGVVWPLYGQEDEEGTPPEGPLAGGLANLLQPRTPVEEIVEHLSAAGVTVVKKLSERYVAEYCDDCGAPLFADPAGELVHAEMPEDAPAGTEHFH